In the Periophthalmus magnuspinnatus isolate fPerMag1 chromosome 11, fPerMag1.2.pri, whole genome shotgun sequence genome, taaaaggttgaaAAACATGTAATCAAGCACTGATGTTTATGAGCTAACTTTGAATCAATTTCTGATAAGTCATGAGGAAGTTGTAATTGAGCTTCAGTAACCTGTCACTTAAGCATAAACGTAGTTCATTACGGTTCATAATATTTACTATGGcccatgtgtttttgtgtatttacaatGTTGATACATGCTGTATAATTGGcagattaatttatttttatttatctttatttatacagggaaccCAGTGAGAGCACCTGGACTTTCTTTTTCATGGACACCcaatttacaatacaatacaaacagaaaaaataacaaaacaaacaagtccatataaaacattaaaaacaggagcaggtgtgtgtatacaAGTTTGtgaccagattattaaattacatttgtgTCATCAATTTATcgagttttgcttttccttggagtgtattccatttttgtgaagcaaaacagttaaaagcctctttcccgtctcagttttggtgcggctTGTCCTTAaccttatacagtcatgtgatctggtattaaatgtttagGTATCAATGACTGACATGCAGGTGAGgtgttctggcagtttttgaaatagtcccttatagatacatttcatacagtgcagTTCTcatctaacagacagtgatagtcaatgcactttttcatttttatggcCCTGTTTCAAGAAGCATCTTTAGTCCAAACTCAGACTTTGTTAAACCTGAAAAGAGGTCAGCTCAGAGTTTTACGTCCCTTCCTTGTGGATGGCACCGAGTCCAATCCAAGTTTCTCCCTGATTCTGGTCAAAATTCTGGATCAAAGTCTTCACAAAGTTGTTCTCTTCCACGCTGTGGATGGGCACCAGGTTGGCGTCCTGGGACACACATTGCAGCTTTGCATCAGCCCAAGTCAAAGGAGGGGCCACGTACTTGTAACACAGTCCGTTATAGCCATAACCAGAACATGGGCTGAACATGACAGTCCCCACACTCCAGCTTCACTTCATGAAGCTCTGAAGTACTACTGCTCAGAGCAGTGGAATAATTGAATGTTTATAAGTTAATTCACCCAAAGACAAGAAAATGACACTGATATTGCAGGTATACTTTTAATGAAAATGCTATTTCAGAAAAATGACTGTTCACTAAATAAACTATAAGACAACAAATACACATGCATATCATTcaaagattattttattttttttcacatgtgtAATAGATTTGGGAATTAAATGTTACTGACACACAGTTTGTGTGATGCACAGATGAACGGAAATGTATTGAAACATCTGCTGTCATTCCACTTTGCTTCGTCTTCCAAGTTAAGTGCAACACAATCTTCAAGGGCTCCTGCATTGTCAGGTTGTCCACTACCCCACAGCTCAAAGTCCACCGGTGACCCATCAGACCACATCCAAGCAGCTTCCTTGTGGAGGTCGCTGAGTCCAATCCAGGTGTTGCTTTGCATTGGATGGTAACTTTGAATCATAGTTTGAATAAAGTTGTTCTCTTCCAGGCTGTGGATCGATGCCAGGTTGGATTTTTGGGACACACATTGCAGCTCCGCGTCGGCCCAGGTCATATGAGCTGCCACATACTTATAACAGCGACCGTTGAAGCTGAACCAGAACATGGGACAGTCCCCACGCTCCAGCTTCACTTCACAGAGCTCTGAAGGAGAGGCCAGACCCAGGGACACCcccaggagcagcagggagacaCTGGACAACTGCATGGTgagcagagcaagaggagcagaaaggGTAAAAGTGGTTATTTTTATACTGAACATGAAATGGGCTGTGTGCTGTTATTTTGTGCCAAGACAAATTAACTAAGATAAGAAGCAGCAGTTGTTTAATCAGAAACAGGTGTGACAATATTAACAATAATTCAAGCATTTTCTTTACTCGTCTCAGGATTATCTCAGTGAAGCTTGACACATTGATAACAATCTAGACGAAGATGGTTCAATGAATGGAGTATCCCGAAAGTGTTCTGTAGTCTGTAGTCTGTGTACCAATAATGACTTTTGGACTTGTTTTTAATGCAACAGAGCGAGTGGAAGATGTGGATGTGAGGTTAAGCAGGTGAGCACACACTGCTAAATTTAGTGACCTACATTTGTTTGCCCAGTTGTCAAAGTTCTGAAACACACTCATTTAATACGTttcaaatgtaatgtttgtttacCATGGTCTTATTTTACACAACCATCAGGACATTCATGGCCCTTAACCCTAAACCCCAATCCTAAACCCCTACACCACCCCCAACCCTACTCCCT is a window encoding:
- the LOC117378855 gene encoding ladderlectin-like; protein product: MQLSSVSLLLLGVSLGLASPSELCEVKLERGDCPMFWFSFNGRCYKYVAAHMTWADAELQCVSQKSNLASIHSLEENNFIQTMIQSYHPMQSNTWIGLSDLHKEAAWMWSDGSPVDFELWGSGQPDNAGALEDCVALNLEDEAKWNDSRCFNTFPFICASHKLCVSNI